A single candidate division WOR-3 bacterium DNA region contains:
- a CDS encoding metallophosphoesterase family protein, translating to MLKLGVVSDTHKHIKNLSRALDFLKGQGASLFIHLGDDYTDPDETGEHDFVRVPGVFSEVYADKKIPNRLIKNIVGWRVLLTHTVASHPNDLPGDLKPEDIINGRRADAVFFGHTHVPEIKEDGGVIFVNPGHMKNEDKRGFPPTFAYVELSMERMIVRIHKLVEYGILMEHTFRR from the coding sequence ATGTTGAAATTGGGAGTCGTCAGTGATACGCATAAGCATATCAAGAACTTGAGCAGGGCGCTGGATTTTCTCAAAGGGCAGGGTGCCAGTTTGTTCATTCACCTGGGCGATGACTATACTGACCCAGATGAGACAGGAGAGCATGATTTCGTGCGCGTTCCGGGTGTATTCAGCGAAGTCTATGCGGACAAGAAGATACCGAACCGGCTCATAAAGAATATTGTTGGCTGGCGAGTGCTCTTGACACATACTGTTGCGTCCCATCCGAATGACTTGCCCGGGGATCTCAAACCCGAAGACATCATTAATGGCCGGCGCGCCGATGCGGTGTTCTTTGGCCACACTCACGTGCCTGAAATAAAAGAGGATGGTGGTGTCATCTTTGTGAATCCTGGGCACATGAAAAATGAAGATAAAAGGGGATTCCCTCCGACGTTTGCATATGTCGAATTGTCAATGGAGCGGATGATTGTGCGTATACACAAGTTGGTTGAATACGGAATCTTGATGGAACATACTTTTCGTCGATGA
- a CDS encoding DUF401 family protein: protein MLTWIGFIVSLSAILLVARRSLPLALLCGALILGLFTLPLQMTAQLIGQTIVDPSVLLLGFAMGFIPMIGGTMKESGRMDDLVNNLRIGKKGVMALAPAMMGLLPMPGGALLSAPILEKGGVGVRDDLKVAINDWFRHLFVLIYPLSSALIASAKIANLNVYSAALYLLPTFFFALILGYIFLLRKVHGRIDYENPFSLKGLLIPLCIVLIAPVLDFSLKRFLSLPVQELATLTGVATALIVSVVVSKYRLDLLSIARKMKPWNFTLIIIGMFIFLNIFKASNAAILIGSIPLPPLTLCVVTGFVLGVATGRVILPSSIILPVYLTYGVITPVAFATIYSSIFFGYVISPVHPCVGVSIEYFSVPMKDFLKLLIMPTAIIFVLLLISSIFLA, encoded by the coding sequence ATGCTGACCTGGATAGGTTTCATTGTATCACTGTCAGCTATTCTGCTGGTAGCGCGCCGCAGTTTGCCCCTTGCTCTGCTTTGCGGAGCACTCATACTGGGTTTATTTACTCTGCCGCTTCAGATGACAGCTCAACTGATCGGGCAGACCATAGTTGATCCCTCTGTGTTGCTGCTCGGTTTTGCCATGGGTTTCATCCCGATGATCGGTGGTACGATGAAGGAGAGCGGACGTATGGATGATCTCGTGAACAATCTGCGTATCGGCAAGAAGGGAGTAATGGCTCTTGCTCCGGCGATGATGGGCCTGCTGCCGATGCCGGGCGGCGCATTGCTTTCGGCCCCGATCCTCGAGAAAGGAGGTGTCGGTGTAAGAGATGATCTAAAGGTGGCAATAAACGACTGGTTTCGGCATCTGTTCGTCTTGATCTACCCGCTCAGTTCCGCACTTATCGCATCGGCAAAAATAGCCAATCTGAATGTATATAGTGCCGCACTCTATCTGTTGCCGACATTCTTTTTTGCACTGATCCTGGGCTATATATTTCTATTACGCAAAGTGCACGGGCGTATTGATTACGAAAATCCTTTTTCACTGAAAGGTTTGTTGATTCCTCTCTGCATCGTACTGATTGCGCCGGTGCTGGATTTTTCACTCAAAAGATTTTTGTCTCTACCCGTGCAAGAATTGGCTACTTTGACCGGAGTAGCTACTGCCCTGATTGTCTCCGTCGTTGTCAGCAAATACAGATTGGATTTATTAAGTATCGCACGTAAGATGAAGCCCTGGAATTTCACGTTGATTATTATCGGAATGTTCATTTTTTTGAATATTTTCAAAGCATCAAACGCAGCAATTCTAATTGGCTCGATCCCCCTGCCGCCGTTGACCCTGTGCGTTGTCACCGGTTTTGTATTGGGTGTAGCGACCGGGAGGGTGATTTTGCCTTCGTCGATAATCCTGCCCGTGTATCTGACGTACGGCGTCATTACGCCGGTCGCTTTTGCCACGATCTATTCTAGCATCTTCTTTGGTTACGTGATCTCACCAGTGCATCCGTGCGTCGGAGTGTCGATAGAATATTTCAGCGTGCCAATGAAAGATTTTTTGAAACTTCTCATCATGCCAACCGCGATCATATTTGTTCTATTATTAATCTCTTCAATTTTTCTGGCTTAG
- a CDS encoding aspartate-semialdehyde dehydrogenase, producing the protein MKNIAVLGSDSLIGTELIRILQQRDYPAADLYFMSPADNCVETIVFKDRQFEVLRDYDTFLDKVDVVFCCLDKVNTRAAVSKFKEKAVVIDCSRAFNFAGGVAQVIPEVNPDGVKGEKSLISNPSPMTIQLLVATYPLHKKHGLKCLHATAFMAISDLGRDALAELSYEYEYLAVGSDACKSEDSVFPYTIGSNLIPQVGDFTGHGDTEEEGVIAREVLNMLKTDEIQIGVTAVWVPVRRGSSMAVCAGFEDHITVTEARKLLRKAPGVEIMDRDEEYPMPENVVGKDDVFVGRIRHDKVFENGLALWIATDNLRKGSALNAVQIAELLL; encoded by the coding sequence ATGAAAAATATTGCGGTGTTGGGTAGTGATAGCCTGATCGGCACGGAGTTGATCAGGATCCTACAGCAGCGTGACTACCCTGCTGCAGATCTTTATTTCATGAGCCCGGCTGATAATTGCGTGGAAACGATTGTCTTCAAAGATAGACAATTCGAAGTCCTCCGCGACTATGACACGTTTCTGGATAAGGTTGATGTAGTATTTTGTTGTCTCGATAAAGTAAATACTCGCGCCGCGGTTTCAAAATTCAAGGAAAAAGCCGTAGTCATTGACTGTTCAAGGGCCTTTAATTTTGCGGGTGGAGTCGCCCAGGTAATCCCAGAGGTGAACCCGGATGGTGTAAAAGGTGAGAAATCGCTGATTTCAAACCCGAGTCCGATGACCATACAATTGCTCGTGGCGACTTATCCTCTGCACAAAAAGCATGGACTGAAGTGTCTGCATGCAACCGCCTTTATGGCGATTTCGGATCTTGGACGTGATGCGCTTGCAGAATTGTCATACGAATACGAGTACCTTGCAGTTGGGAGCGATGCCTGCAAATCCGAGGATAGTGTTTTTCCTTATACGATAGGCAGTAATTTGATACCGCAGGTCGGAGATTTTACGGGTCATGGTGATACTGAGGAGGAAGGCGTAATCGCCAGAGAAGTGTTGAACATGCTCAAAACCGACGAGATCCAGATTGGGGTGACTGCGGTCTGGGTTCCAGTGCGCCGTGGCAGCAGCATGGCCGTCTGTGCAGGTTTTGAAGATCATATCACGGTCACCGAAGCAAGGAAATTACTGAGAAAGGCTCCGGGCGTAGAGATCATGGATCGCGATGAGGAATATCCTATGCCGGAAAATGTCGTTGGCAAGGATGATGTTTTTGTTGGGCGCATAAGGCATGACAAGGTTTTTGAGAATGGCCTGGCGCTTTGGATCGCGACTGACAACCTGCGTAAAGGCTCGGCACTCAATGCAGTACAGATTGCCGAATTACTTCTTTAA
- a CDS encoding CapA family protein → MTSRTQIHSILILLLLLSAGISDSLTIVAVGDIMMGSNYPVNMLPPNDGKDLYEDVADILSSGDLTIGNLEGVIMDGGVCAKKTEKGKVYAFRTPPSYAWHLSEAGFDFMNLANNHMNDFGPHGVESSKQELAACGIVCGGFGGEIGRFEINGVNIAIACFATSPGADVITDIIGAQRKVARLARANDVVIVSFHGGGEGLGYLHTRDTFEYFLGQPRGNVVEFSRAVVDSGADFVWGHGPHVPRAIEIYNSRLIAYSLGNFCTWGFNIGEERGYAPMLRIVVDSTGVLMRGEIVSALQKPDRSLVIDEQHNAARLMARLSRQDFPESAPYITETGSIVAWPENREDR, encoded by the coding sequence TTGACTAGCCGAACGCAGATTCATTCCATTTTAATACTATTGCTGCTCCTTTCTGCCGGCATTAGCGATTCGCTCACGATCGTTGCCGTGGGCGATATCATGATGGGCTCGAATTATCCAGTGAATATGCTTCCTCCGAATGATGGTAAAGATCTGTATGAAGACGTTGCCGACATTCTCAGTTCGGGTGATTTGACAATCGGCAATCTTGAAGGCGTCATAATGGATGGAGGGGTATGTGCAAAGAAGACCGAAAAAGGGAAAGTGTACGCCTTCAGGACCCCGCCTTCTTACGCGTGGCATCTTAGCGAAGCAGGTTTTGATTTCATGAACCTGGCTAATAATCACATGAACGATTTCGGCCCGCATGGAGTTGAATCTAGCAAACAGGAATTGGCTGCGTGTGGTATTGTATGTGGCGGATTTGGTGGCGAGATCGGCCGCTTTGAGATAAATGGCGTGAACATTGCCATCGCGTGCTTTGCCACCTCACCCGGTGCTGACGTAATAACAGATATCATTGGAGCTCAGCGCAAGGTGGCACGCTTGGCAAGAGCAAACGATGTCGTTATTGTCTCGTTCCACGGTGGTGGCGAAGGTTTGGGATATCTTCACACGCGCGATACCTTCGAGTATTTTCTGGGTCAACCGCGCGGTAACGTCGTTGAGTTTTCAAGGGCCGTGGTCGATAGTGGCGCCGATTTCGTGTGGGGGCATGGGCCACATGTGCCGCGCGCGATAGAAATCTATAATAGCAGGCTGATCGCCTACAGCCTGGGGAATTTTTGTACATGGGGATTCAACATAGGTGAGGAACGGGGCTACGCTCCAATGCTAAGAATCGTGGTCGATTCGACGGGCGTATTGATGCGCGGAGAGATCGTCTCGGCGCTTCAGAAACCTGATCGTTCACTCGTGATCGATGAGCAGCATAACGCAGCACGATTAATGGCGCGGCTGTCGAGGCAGGATTTTCCTGAATCGGCACCCTATATTACAGAGACTGGTTCCATAGTAGCGTGGCCTGAGAATCGCGAAGACCGTTAG
- a CDS encoding M23 family metallopeptidase, translating into MENRLEVIFVSQKHNFLRNLRLPMVLIYILAGFLVTATISTIVLFVNSTRRTFVRIHLTRVERENRSLVARLDSINIFLKRAQDSFDQHISQDNRERTYWQMAHIHPDIWSMGIGGKQNEYRPQIANRSTERIINEIYESVDVLKGKYYLRQTSLQDIQDQIEDNMYLWSHTPSVHPLPGCRICSGYGYRVDPIDGNVRMHWGVDIGAPRWTRISATADGFVSYAGWVSGYGWTVIVDHGFGFKTAYAHCQQILVRQNEPVKRGQVLARVGSTGRSISPHLHYEVRVSGMKINPYKYISNSEVIFD; encoded by the coding sequence ATGGAGAACCGTCTCGAGGTCATTTTTGTATCCCAGAAGCACAATTTCCTCAGGAATCTTAGACTGCCCATGGTTCTCATATACATCCTTGCCGGATTCCTTGTCACGGCCACGATTTCGACGATCGTTTTATTCGTCAACAGCACTCGACGCACATTCGTGAGAATACATCTTACCAGAGTAGAGAGGGAGAATAGGAGTCTTGTCGCAAGACTTGATTCGATAAATATCTTCTTGAAAAGAGCCCAGGATTCTTTTGACCAGCATATCTCGCAGGATAACCGCGAGCGCACATACTGGCAGATGGCCCATATTCATCCTGATATCTGGTCAATGGGTATCGGTGGCAAACAGAATGAATACCGTCCTCAGATCGCCAACAGGAGCACCGAGCGTATCATTAATGAGATCTACGAGTCAGTCGATGTATTGAAGGGAAAGTACTACCTCCGTCAAACGAGCCTGCAGGATATTCAAGATCAAATCGAAGATAACATGTACCTTTGGTCGCACACTCCTTCAGTGCATCCACTTCCTGGCTGCCGGATATGCTCAGGCTATGGTTATCGGGTCGATCCCATTGACGGCAATGTACGCATGCACTGGGGTGTTGATATCGGCGCCCCAAGGTGGACGAGAATATCTGCAACAGCAGATGGGTTTGTCAGTTATGCAGGGTGGGTTAGTGGCTATGGCTGGACTGTGATAGTCGACCACGGATTTGGCTTCAAGACCGCCTACGCGCACTGCCAGCAGATCCTCGTCCGACAGAATGAACCCGTAAAACGCGGCCAGGTACTTGCCAGGGTCGGTTCGACCGGCCGGTCGATTTCTCCGCACCTGCATTATGAAGTGCGCGTGTCGGGGATGAAGATAAATCCATACAAATACATAAGTAACTCAGAAGTAATTTTTGACTAG
- the uppS gene encoding polyprenyl diphosphate synthase, translated as MQDVVHVAIIMDGNGRWARKRGLPRVIGHRQGVESVRAIVKTSTDIGLKYLTLYTFSTENWHRPAEEVQTLMNMLEEMLVKETPELNKNNVRINAIGRLDVLSENARRALQESLDTTKNNKGLVMTLCLNYGSRGEIVDAVKKIIEKDRLDTIDLAKFSEEEFATFLYDPSLPEPDLMVRTGAQKRERISNFLLWQLAYTEIYFTKTLWPDFREKEYLAAIESFKQRERLFGRV; from the coding sequence ATGCAAGATGTGGTGCACGTCGCGATCATCATGGATGGAAACGGCCGCTGGGCAAGGAAACGCGGCCTGCCCAGGGTCATCGGCCACCGCCAGGGGGTGGAATCAGTAAGGGCAATAGTCAAAACCTCAACTGACATCGGTTTGAAATACCTGACCCTGTATACCTTTTCAACTGAGAACTGGCACCGTCCAGCCGAAGAAGTCCAGACCCTGATGAACATGCTTGAGGAGATGCTCGTAAAGGAAACTCCTGAGTTGAACAAGAATAATGTCCGCATCAATGCTATTGGCCGTCTGGATGTTCTGTCTGAGAATGCACGCCGTGCTCTGCAAGAATCACTCGATACGACGAAAAATAACAAAGGGCTTGTCATGACGCTCTGCCTCAACTACGGCAGCCGCGGGGAAATAGTCGATGCCGTTAAAAAAATAATCGAAAAAGATCGACTAGACACCATCGATCTGGCAAAGTTCAGCGAAGAAGAATTCGCCACTTTCCTTTATGACCCGTCCTTGCCCGAACCAGATTTGATGGTCCGTACGGGCGCGCAGAAGCGCGAGCGCATCTCCAATTTTCTGCTCTGGCAACTCGCTTACACAGAAATATACTTTACCAAAACCCTGTGGCCTGATTTTCGCGAAAAGGAGTATCTTGCGGCCATTGAATCATTCAAACAAAGGGAGCGTCTCTTTGGCCGTGTCTGA
- a CDS encoding phosphatidate cytidylyltransferase → MSDLKKRILTATVLLAIILFIFWIDGIFLPVFMLVFFTFAGNEYLGFWHRKEIYPQPLAVFLPIYAIIILVHYEAPFLLPIFIIFIFVCSLYIVRFPGADRAQNFLTEVAAVFFGTVYLSILPATIILLRKISFEVCLMPFILTWLYDTFAYFVGSAMGKHRLAPRISPKKTWEGTLFAFPLTFPFTLLLSRFWYADFTLIDSIMITIGIGILGTMGDLFESGMKRGVGLKDASNAFPGHGGFLDRIDSLVLSIPFFYIYLIATA, encoded by the coding sequence GTGTCTGACCTCAAAAAGCGAATCCTGACCGCCACAGTTCTGCTTGCCATCATCCTCTTTATTTTCTGGATAGACGGGATCTTCCTGCCTGTTTTCATGCTTGTATTTTTCACCTTTGCCGGCAATGAATATCTGGGTTTCTGGCATCGGAAAGAAATATACCCTCAACCGCTTGCCGTTTTTTTGCCAATATACGCGATAATTATCCTTGTCCACTACGAAGCGCCGTTCCTTCTCCCGATTTTCATCATTTTCATTTTTGTCTGTTCCCTGTATATCGTGCGTTTCCCGGGTGCCGACCGTGCCCAGAATTTCCTTACCGAAGTGGCCGCGGTTTTTTTTGGAACAGTCTACCTGTCGATTCTACCCGCTACCATCATCCTGCTGCGCAAGATTAGCTTTGAGGTTTGTTTGATGCCGTTCATCCTGACCTGGCTATATGACACATTTGCATACTTTGTAGGTAGTGCAATGGGCAAGCATCGGCTTGCTCCAAGAATCAGCCCAAAGAAGACGTGGGAAGGAACCCTCTTCGCCTTTCCTCTCACATTCCCCTTCACCCTTCTTCTGAGCAGATTTTGGTATGCTGATTTCACTCTGATCGATTCCATCATGATCACAATTGGCATTGGTATTCTTGGCACCATGGGGGACCTCTTTGAGTCGGGAATGAAACGCGGGGTCGGGCTCAAAGATGCTTCAAACGCATTCCCCGGGCATGGTGGTTTTCTCGACCGCATTGATTCCCTTGTACTGAGCATACCTTTCTTCTATATCTATTTAATAGCGACGGCATGA
- a CDS encoding replication-associated recombination protein A, which translates to MTEKNPLADRMRPENFEEVLGQDHLLGSGRPITRQIEEKRLFSMVLFGPPGSGKTTIARLLAQKFEADFVSFSAATSGIVEIRKFMGEAAKRKQLYNRETIIFIDEIHRFNRAQQDAFLPYLEKGTITLIGATTENPSFELNSSLISRVKVYMLHPLSFDDIKSILRKALDSERGLSNALTVEDSALDFIANISDGDARVALNALELSALASRQKNVDLKTVEEVVQRKALRYDKSGEEHYNLISALHKSLRGSDPDAGLYWLARMLEAGEDPLYIARRLVRFAVEDIGIADSQALLIAIAAKDAIHFIGRPEGDLALAECVAYLAGAPKNNNLYMAYAEAKKDALETQAEPVPMHIRNAPTNLMKKLGYGKGYKYPHDYPDAKVDQEYMPDKLKNKKYLKE; encoded by the coding sequence ATGACCGAGAAAAATCCACTGGCCGACCGGATGCGCCCGGAGAACTTCGAGGAAGTTCTAGGGCAAGATCATTTGCTGGGCAGTGGACGGCCGATAACTCGGCAGATCGAGGAAAAAAGATTGTTCTCAATGGTTCTTTTCGGACCACCGGGCAGCGGGAAGACCACAATCGCACGGCTCCTCGCTCAGAAATTTGAAGCCGATTTTGTGTCTTTTTCAGCTGCCACGAGTGGAATAGTTGAGATCAGAAAATTCATGGGGGAAGCAGCCAAGCGCAAGCAATTATATAATCGCGAGACAATAATCTTCATCGATGAAATACATCGCTTCAACCGGGCACAACAGGACGCTTTTCTGCCTTATCTGGAAAAAGGCACGATCACGCTGATCGGCGCGACAACCGAAAATCCTTCTTTCGAACTCAATTCCAGCCTGATCTCGAGAGTCAAGGTCTATATGCTGCATCCGCTATCGTTCGACGATATAAAATCCATACTGAGAAAAGCCCTCGATTCTGAACGCGGGCTCTCTAACGCATTGACGGTCGAAGATAGTGCACTCGATTTCATCGCGAACATTTCAGACGGTGATGCCCGTGTTGCATTGAACGCACTGGAACTCTCGGCCCTCGCATCAAGGCAGAAGAACGTTGACCTGAAAACGGTCGAAGAAGTGGTGCAGCGTAAAGCACTGCGCTATGACAAAAGCGGTGAAGAACACTACAATCTGATCTCTGCTTTGCACAAATCCTTACGCGGCTCAGACCCTGATGCCGGCCTTTACTGGCTCGCGCGAATGCTTGAAGCCGGTGAAGATCCTCTCTACATTGCACGGCGGCTCGTCCGCTTCGCGGTTGAGGATATCGGTATTGCCGACTCCCAGGCACTGTTGATCGCAATTGCCGCAAAGGACGCAATCCATTTCATTGGCCGGCCCGAGGGAGATCTCGCCCTGGCTGAATGTGTTGCATACCTTGCGGGTGCGCCTAAGAACAACAACCTTTACATGGCATACGCAGAGGCCAAAAAAGATGCTCTGGAAACACAAGCCGAACCAGTTCCCATGCACATTCGAAACGCTCCCACCAACTTGATGAAAAAACTGGGTTATGGTAAAGGCTACAAATACCCCCACGATTACCCGGATGCAAAAGTAGACCAAGAGTATATGCCGGACAAACTCAAGAACAAGAAGTATCTCAAAGAATAA
- a CDS encoding geranylgeranyl reductase family protein: MRNDYDVIVIGAGPAGSAAAAAASERGLSVLMMEEHDTIGQPLACAEGLSRSTIKGYLEIQPEWISQELSGSIVRGPKGREFTMKYPNVGWVLNRKAFDPALAQIAEEKGTVIKKSTKAIGVQGNEVVANENGTTKNYCFKYLIGADGIVSNVGRWMGIDTRMNLDEIEICAEYLLNNINIETGYAHLIFGSSYAPGGYAWIFPKSKNSANVGLGVSPLSTREKPKMLLDRWVEREFPDATVEESVFSGVPAKVLRTFSGGNFCLVGDAARFTDPLSGGGIANGIKSGTIAGRNAADIIRGRKNRLQSEMRAAVLDEVVWHKRVQNVYSKLDDRDLQKIFDIGEKIFRGKTVKDINTRHLVRQILLASPHLLGLGFRLLL; encoded by the coding sequence ATGCGCAATGATTATGATGTAATCGTAATCGGCGCCGGCCCGGCCGGTTCAGCAGCGGCTGCAGCCGCGTCGGAAAGAGGCCTCTCCGTGCTGATGATGGAAGAACATGACACGATAGGTCAACCCCTTGCATGTGCCGAAGGTCTGTCAAGGAGCACGATCAAAGGATATCTGGAAATACAACCAGAGTGGATCTCGCAGGAACTTTCTGGTTCGATCGTCAGAGGGCCGAAGGGCAGAGAATTTACCATGAAATACCCCAACGTTGGCTGGGTGCTCAATAGAAAAGCATTTGACCCGGCGCTTGCACAAATTGCTGAAGAAAAGGGCACCGTAATAAAGAAATCTACAAAAGCAATTGGCGTGCAGGGAAATGAAGTGGTCGCGAACGAGAACGGCACCACGAAAAACTATTGTTTCAAGTATCTCATCGGTGCGGACGGCATTGTTTCGAATGTTGGCCGCTGGATGGGCATTGATACGCGCATGAATCTGGACGAGATCGAAATCTGTGCCGAGTATCTTTTGAACAACATTAACATAGAAACCGGCTATGCGCATCTGATCTTCGGAAGCAGCTATGCGCCAGGCGGATACGCGTGGATCTTTCCTAAATCAAAGAATTCGGCAAATGTAGGATTGGGTGTGTCACCTTTGAGCACGAGAGAGAAGCCCAAGATGCTGCTCGACCGCTGGGTAGAGCGAGAATTCCCGGATGCAACTGTCGAAGAAAGCGTCTTCAGCGGGGTACCGGCAAAGGTCTTGAGGACCTTTTCAGGTGGAAATTTCTGCCTTGTAGGAGACGCCGCGCGTTTTACTGATCCGCTGAGCGGCGGTGGTATCGCCAATGGCATCAAATCCGGCACCATTGCGGGTCGCAACGCGGCGGACATCATCAGGGGCCGAAAGAATCGTCTGCAATCCGAGATGCGAGCAGCGGTCCTGGATGAGGTTGTATGGCACAAACGCGTGCAAAATGTCTATTCAAAACTGGATGACAGGGACCTGCAGAAGATTTTCGACATTGGTGAAAAAATCTTCCGCGGGAAGACGGTCAAGGATATCAATACGCGACACCTTGTACGACAGATACTGCTTGCGTCACCGCACCTGCTGGGTTTGGGATTCAGACTACTGCTATAA
- a CDS encoding DUF4384 domain-containing protein has product MFFALLMSLITAGAPLEVSLWTDHEGAPYSPGDLLTIYFSANQSCYLAVYNIEQGGGVTRLFPPEEDNGWVRGGQVYQLPPDYADYDYRVTGPAGVETIIVVASTSRLPELNDEGPDIVTEVMDIEIKEPEPAELIIVTVPPRCLIYVTETESGDREYAGESPRAIVLKPGEYLVEVKKAGYRTLKRTVSLNPGEKRKVHVKL; this is encoded by the coding sequence ATGTTCTTTGCTCTTCTGATGTCGCTAATTACTGCGGGTGCACCGCTCGAAGTATCACTCTGGACCGACCACGAGGGTGCACCTTACAGCCCGGGTGACTTGTTGACGATATACTTCTCCGCAAACCAATCATGCTATCTTGCAGTATACAATATAGAACAGGGGGGAGGAGTGACTCGGCTCTTCCCCCCGGAAGAGGACAACGGTTGGGTAAGGGGCGGACAAGTATATCAATTGCCTCCGGATTATGCAGACTATGATTATCGGGTGACCGGACCTGCCGGGGTCGAGACGATCATCGTGGTAGCATCGACCAGCAGGCTGCCGGAGCTGAATGACGAGGGCCCGGATATTGTTACCGAGGTCATGGACATTGAAATCAAGGAACCTGAACCTGCTGAATTGATAATCGTTACGGTTCCACCCCGCTGTCTGATCTACGTGACAGAAACCGAATCAGGGGACAGAGAGTATGCCGGTGAGTCACCACGGGCTATAGTACTGAAACCCGGTGAATACTTGGTCGAAGTCAAGAAGGCAGGGTATCGGACCTTGAAGCGCACCGTATCATTGAATCCGGGCGAGAAGCGCAAGGTTCATGTTAAACTCTGA